The proteins below come from a single Balaenoptera musculus isolate JJ_BM4_2016_0621 chromosome 1, mBalMus1.pri.v3, whole genome shotgun sequence genomic window:
- the UHMK1 gene encoding serine/threonine-protein kinase Kist, whose translation MAGSGCAWGAEPPRFLEAFGRLWQVQSRLGSGSSASVYRVRCCGTPGSPPGALKQFLPPGTTGAAASAAEYGFRKERAALEQLQGHRNIVTLYGVFTIHFSPNVPSRCLLLELLDVSVSELLLYSSHQGCSMWMIQHCARDVLEALAFLHHEGYVHADLKPRNILWSAENECFKLIDFGLSFKEGNQDVKYIQTDGYRAPEAELQNCLAQAGLQSDTECTSAVDLWSLGIILLEMFSGMKLKHTVRSQEWKANSSAIIDHIFASKAVVNAAIPAYHLRDLIKSMLHDDPSRRIPAEMALCSPFFSIPFAPHIEDLVMLPTPVLRLLNVLDDDYLENEEEYEDVVEDVKEECQKYGPVVSLLVPKENPGRGQVFVEYANAGDSKAAQKLLTGRMFDGKFVVATFYPLSAYKRGYLYQTLL comes from the exons ATGGCGGGATCCGGCTGCGCGTGGGGCGCGGAGCCGCCGCGGTTTCTGGAAGCCTTCGGGCGGCTGTGGCAGGTACAGAGCCGCCTGGGTAGCGGCTCCTCGGCCTCGGTGTATCGTGTGCGCTGCTGCGGCACACCCGGCTCTCCCCCCGGCGCTCTGAAGCAGTTCTTACCGCCGGGCACCACCGGGGCTGCGGCCTCGGCCGCCGAGTACGGTTTCCGCAAAGAGAGGGCGGCGCTGGAGCAGTTGCAGGGTCACAGGAACATCG TGACTTTATATGGAGTCTTTACAATCCACTTCTCTCCAAATGTGCCATCACGCTGTCTGTTGCTTGAACTCCTGGATGTCAGTGTTTCGGAATTGCTTTTATATTCCAGTCACCAGGGTTGTTCCATGTGGATGATACAGCATTGTGCAAGAGATGTTCTAGAGGCCCTTGCTTTTCTTCATCATGAGGGTTATGTCCATGCAGACCTCAAACCACGTAATATATTGTGGAGTGCCGAGAATGAATGTTTTAAGCTCATTGACTTTGGACTTAGCTTCAAAGAGGGCAATCAG GATGTAAAGTACATTCAGACAGACGGGTATCGGGCTCCAGAAGCAGAACTGCAGAATTGCTTGGCCCAGGCTGGCCTGCAGAGTGATACCGAATGTACCTCAGCTGTTGACCTGTGGAGCCTAGGAATCATTTTACTGGAAATGTTCTCAGGAATGAAACTGAAACATACAGTCAGATCTCAGGAATGGAAG GCAAACAGTTCTGCTATTATTGATCACATATTTGCCAGTAAAGCAGTGGTGAATGCCGCAATTCCAGCCTATCACCTAAGAGACCTTATCAAAAG CATGCTTCATGATGATCCAAGCAGAAGAATTCCTGCTGAAATGGCATTGTGCAGCCCATTCTTTAGCATTCCTTTTG CCCCTCATATTGAAGATTTGGTGATGCTTCCTACTCCAGTGCTAAGACTGCTGAATGTGCTGGATGATGATTATCTTGAGAATGAAGAGGAATATGAAG ATGTTGtagaagatgtaaaagaggagtGTCAAAAATATGGACCAGTGGTGTCTCTGCTTGTTCCAAAAGAAAATCCTGGCAGAGGACAA GTCTTTGTTGAGTATGCAAATGCTGGTGATTCCAAAGCTGCTCAGAAATTACTGACTGGAAGGATGTTTGATGGGAAGTTTGTTGTGGCTACATTTTACCCACTGAGTGCCTACAAGAGGGGATATCTGTATCAAACTTTGCTTTAA